Proteins encoded within one genomic window of Streptomyces profundus:
- a CDS encoding PH domain-containing protein, whose protein sequence is MTSEPEKYADRIYRSGSALAAGVLLLGLVGWLAGDALLRGDGRTPVTALATLFFVAPLVIAFTLRPAVFASDERLRVRNPFRTITAPWGTVESIRASYSTELLAGGAKYQLWAIPVSLRARSKANRRNEQAASGRTPRSFLGLGGNIGGPEPDGDRAAPGDMAVAELRELSERHGETEAASGEVTIRWSYEILAPLGLGAVGLLILWLTS, encoded by the coding sequence ATGACGAGTGAGCCCGAGAAGTACGCCGACCGCATCTACCGCTCCGGTTCGGCGCTGGCCGCCGGCGTGCTGCTGCTCGGCCTGGTGGGCTGGCTCGCCGGCGACGCCCTGCTGCGCGGCGACGGCCGCACGCCGGTGACCGCCCTCGCCACGCTGTTCTTCGTGGCGCCCCTGGTGATCGCCTTCACCCTGCGCCCCGCGGTCTTCGCCTCCGACGAACGCCTTCGCGTGCGCAACCCCTTCCGCACCATCACCGCACCCTGGGGCACGGTGGAGAGCATCCGGGCCAGCTACTCGACGGAGCTGCTGGCCGGCGGCGCGAAGTACCAGCTGTGGGCGATCCCGGTCTCGCTGCGCGCCCGCTCCAAGGCCAACCGACGCAACGAACAGGCCGCCTCCGGCCGCACCCCGCGCTCCTTCCTCGGCCTGGGCGGCAACATCGGCGGCCCCGAGCCGGACGGAGACCGCGCGGCCCCCGGCGACATGGCGGTAGCCGAACTGCGCGAGCTCTCCGAACGCCATGGCGAGACGGAGGCCGCGAGCGGCGAGGTCACGATCCGCTGGAGCTACGAGATCCTCGCGCCACTGGGCCTCGGCGCGGTCGGCCTCCTGATCCTCTGGCTGACGTCCTGA
- a CDS encoding glycerophosphodiester phosphodiesterase family protein produces MRVRPLVIPLTAALAVALTALAGTEAGPAPATVEAAPEARGGGGHHRDVPVVSHRGAPRHAPEETAAAYREALAQGAEVLEGDVQLTADGELILLHDDTLARTTDVAEVFPDRAGEDVGAFTLEEIRQLDAGSWHRARYAGERVPTVEEILRLNRGRAAFTFELKAPAKSPGVATRLAELLDEYGLDDGSRTRDGAFRIMVHSRDQEALREFSEALPEVPIAYLTGGTMLEDAELAELADWTVGVFADPRQTHAGDIQRAREAGLLVYSDPVDSPEQIEMALDQGYDYLVTNLTDTALRVRAGRDPLPRAAGVVVDHVYPNPSGDDMREDASEYVALRNTTDRAIDVGGHYLRDQAGNVQVRIEDGYRIQPGSLLRVHIGRGTNGPTDYHAGLDTAILNNTLGDTIQYYNERHVIEDVFSYIVPAVA; encoded by the coding sequence ATGCGCGTACGTCCCCTGGTGATCCCCCTGACGGCGGCGCTGGCCGTCGCCCTGACCGCGTTGGCCGGCACCGAGGCCGGCCCGGCGCCCGCCACCGTCGAAGCGGCCCCCGAGGCCCGGGGCGGTGGCGGGCACCACCGGGATGTGCCGGTGGTCTCGCACCGGGGCGCGCCCCGGCACGCGCCCGAGGAGACCGCCGCCGCCTACCGCGAGGCGCTGGCGCAGGGCGCCGAAGTCCTGGAGGGCGACGTCCAGTTGACGGCCGACGGGGAGCTGATACTGCTGCACGACGACACGCTGGCGCGGACCACCGATGTCGCGGAGGTCTTTCCCGACCGGGCGGGCGAGGACGTGGGCGCGTTCACCCTGGAGGAGATCAGGCAGTTGGACGCCGGCTCCTGGCATCGCGCGCGGTACGCGGGCGAGCGGGTGCCGACCGTCGAGGAGATCCTTCGGCTCAACCGGGGCCGCGCGGCGTTCACCTTCGAGTTGAAGGCGCCGGCGAAGAGCCCGGGGGTGGCGACCAGGCTGGCCGAGCTGCTCGACGAGTACGGCCTGGACGACGGTTCCAGGACGCGCGACGGCGCCTTCCGGATCATGGTGCACTCTCGGGACCAGGAGGCGCTGCGCGAGTTCAGCGAAGCGCTGCCCGAGGTGCCGATCGCCTATCTCACCGGTGGGACGATGTTGGAGGACGCGGAGCTCGCCGAGCTGGCCGACTGGACCGTCGGTGTCTTCGCCGACCCCAGGCAGACCCACGCCGGGGACATCCAGCGGGCTCGGGAGGCCGGGCTGCTCGTCTACAGCGACCCCGTGGACAGCCCCGAGCAGATCGAGATGGCGCTCGACCAGGGTTATGACTACCTGGTCACCAACCTCACCGACACCGCGCTGCGCGTCCGCGCCGGCCGTGACCCGCTGCCCAGGGCCGCCGGCGTGGTGGTCGACCACGTCTACCCCAACCCCTCGGGCGACGACATGCGGGAGGACGCCTCCGAGTATGTCGCGCTGCGCAACACCACGGACCGCGCCATCGATGTCGGCGGTCACTACCTGCGCGACCAGGCCGGCAACGTCCAGGTGCGCATCGAGGACGGCTACCGGATCCAGCCGGGCAGCCTGTTGCGCGTGCATATCGGCCGGGGCACCAACGGCCCGACCGACTACCACGCGGGCCTGGACACGGCGATCCTCAACAACACGCTCGGCGACACCATCCAGTACTACAACGAGCGCCATGTGATCGAGGACGTCTTCTCCTACATCGTCCCCGCCGTGGCCTAG
- a CDS encoding methyltransferase domain-containing protein, with the protein MTPTTGTSPQERLIGQVVAHLGRPVPPEWLTAMRTVPRDQFLPSRVWLRDGRGGYQVCERELEPARWQEAAWGDVPVVVRVEAGLGGEVRPMSSASAPGTVIAMLELADVRTGGRVLEIGTGTGWHAGLLSAYLGDAQVVSVELDGDLVERARASLEAVGRSPLVVRGDGARGWAAGASYDRIIATCSVRDVPTEWLGQLAAGGRIVAPWNSAWCAYGTLVADLDADGTLRGRWAAGGSYMPMRRVGHASDAAVAEPDLSRVPAETTSLSPWSVAGEDYEAQFAVGLLTAGVWHAWDTADDEPGVHAQLWLYAEDGDSTALVEVATSGTMTVRQAGARRLWDEVGAAWHWWRREGAPGMDRFGIDHQPGGTARLWLDTPDRLLPGDHPHASGG; encoded by the coding sequence CCGACCACCGGCACATCGCCGCAGGAGCGACTCATCGGCCAGGTCGTCGCTCATCTGGGTCGACCCGTGCCCCCGGAGTGGCTGACCGCGATGCGTACCGTGCCCCGCGATCAGTTCCTGCCGTCGCGGGTGTGGCTACGGGACGGGCGGGGCGGTTACCAGGTCTGTGAACGGGAGTTGGAGCCTGCCCGGTGGCAGGAGGCTGCCTGGGGGGATGTTCCGGTGGTGGTGCGGGTCGAGGCCGGGCTGGGCGGTGAGGTGCGGCCGATGTCGTCGGCGTCGGCGCCTGGCACAGTGATCGCCATGCTGGAGTTGGCGGATGTCAGGACCGGGGGGAGGGTGCTGGAGATCGGCACGGGCACGGGTTGGCACGCCGGGCTGCTGTCCGCGTACCTGGGTGACGCCCAGGTCGTCAGTGTCGAGCTGGACGGGGACCTGGTGGAACGGGCCCGCGCGTCGTTGGAGGCTGTGGGGCGGAGCCCTCTGGTGGTTCGGGGGGATGGCGCGAGGGGCTGGGCGGCGGGCGCCTCGTATGACCGGATCATCGCCACCTGCTCGGTGCGGGACGTACCCACGGAGTGGCTGGGGCAACTGGCAGCGGGCGGGCGGATCGTCGCACCGTGGAACAGCGCATGGTGCGCCTACGGCACCCTGGTCGCCGACCTGGACGCGGATGGGACGTTGCGGGGCCGCTGGGCCGCTGGCGGGTCGTACATGCCGATGCGCCGCGTGGGCCACGCCTCCGATGCCGCGGTGGCCGAGCCCGACCTGTCGCGTGTGCCCGCCGAGACGACCAGCCTGTCTCCGTGGTCGGTGGCCGGCGAGGACTACGAGGCCCAGTTCGCGGTGGGTCTGCTGACGGCCGGAGTGTGGCACGCCTGGGACACGGCGGACGACGAACCTGGCGTGCACGCCCAACTGTGGCTGTACGCGGAGGACGGCGACAGCACGGCGCTGGTGGAGGTGGCCACGAGCGGGACGATGACGGTGCGGCAGGCCGGCGCGCGCCGCCTCTGGGATGAGGTTGGCGCGGCCTGGCACTGGTGGCGGCGCGAGGGCGCCCCGGGCATGGACCGGTTCGGGATCGACCACCAACCGGGCGGCACGGCACGGCTCTGGCTGGACACCCCCGACCGGCTCCTCCCCGGGGACCATCCACACGCGTCCGGGGGGTAA